A single window of Vigna unguiculata cultivar IT97K-499-35 chromosome 1, ASM411807v1, whole genome shotgun sequence DNA harbors:
- the LOC114180507 gene encoding protein IQ-DOMAIN 14-like codes for MAKKGWLSMIKKLFLWGAQSSQSKKEKRRVWIFGRVKAKRLPSITAPPPSKETRLSEAEDEHSKHALTVAIASAAAAEAAITAAQVAVEVVRLQSAHQQHNEKQEQLQPVKTGHHAPHSTHHCQRKMEEASAIRIQTAFRGYLSRKALRALKGIVKLQAIIRGRAVRRQALCTLKCLESLVSIQSHMFARRLQMVEGRWDCGEHEEDMEGSRDMIIRMDSNSERRWDDSILLKEEVDASCMSKKEAVVKRERVKEYSFNHRKSAESERGKINGRWRYWMEQWVDTQLSKSKELEDLVSVFSSHHSKPGEENGRRQLKLRNTERQNQVEGLDSPAVSSRNTFPHRSQISEAEDHTFPNSPSIPTYMAATKSTQAKARSTSSPRARLGGNFDMNSDTYSPCKKKLPLVSSINQQRSPSLKGLPRPLKLSQTLRDLSINSDCSVPN; via the exons ATGGCTAAGAAGGGTTGGTTAAGCATGATTAAGAAGCTCTTTTTATGGGGGGCACAGTCCTCACAAAGTAAG aaggaaaaaagaagggTTTGGATATTTGGGAGGGTTAAGGCCAAGAGGTTGCCTTCAATTACAGCACCACCACCCTCAAAAGAAACAAGACTCAGTGAGGCTGAAGATGAACACAGCAAGCATGCTTTAACAGTGGCCATTGCTTCAGCTGCTGCTGCTGAAGCTGCTATCACTGCTGCTCAGGTTGCTGTTGAGGTTGTCAGGCTCCAATCTGCTCATCAACAACACAATGAAAAGCAAGAACAGCTTCAACCTGTTAAAACCGGACATCATGCTCCTCATTCCACACACCACTGCCAGAGGAAGATGGAAGAAGCTTCAGCCATCAGAATTCAAACAGCATTCAGAGGTTACCTA TCAAGGAAAGCTCTGAGAGCATTGAAGGGAATAGTGAAACTACAAGCTATCATTCGTGGAAGAGCTGTGAGACGACAAGCTTTGTGCACTCTGAAGTGCTTGGAGTCCTTAGTGAGTATCCAGTCACATATGTTTGCAAGGAGACTTCAAATGGTTGAAGGAAGATGGGATTGTGGTGAACATGAAGAAGATATGGAAGGTTCAAGAGACATGATAATAAGG ATGGACTCAAACAGTGAGAGAAGGTGGGATGACAGCATTCTGTTGAAGGAAGAGGTAGATGCCTCTTGCATGAGCAAGAAAGAAGCAGTTGTTAAGAgagaaagagtaaaagaataCTCCTTTAACCACAGA AAGTCAGCAGAATCAGAAAGAGGTAAAATAAATGGAAGATGGAGATACTGGATGGAGCAGTGGGTAGACACACAACTTTCCAAGAGTAAAGAACTTGAAGATTTAGTCTCAGTTTTCAGCTCACATCACTCTAAACCTGGAGAAGAAAATGGAAGGAGACAACTAAAACTCAGAAATACTGAGAGACAGAATCAGGTTGAAGGATTAGATTCTCCAGCAGTTTCTTCAAGGAACACATTTCCTCATAGGAGCCAGATTTCAGAGGCAGAAGATCACACATTCCCAAACTCACCTTCAATTCCTACATACATGGCTGCAACAAAATCAACACAAGCAAAAGCAAGATCAACAAGCTCCCCAAGAGCAAGGTTAGGAGGGAATTTTGACATGAACTCTGATACCTATTCACCATGCAAGAAAAAGTTACCACTTGTGTCTTCTATTAATCAGCAAAGATCTCCTAGCTTAAAGGGTCTTCCTAGACCTCTGAAGTTAAGTCAGACATTGAGGGATCTCAGCATTAACTCAGATTGCTCTGTGCCAAATTGA